From the genome of Desulfovibrio gilichinskyi, one region includes:
- a CDS encoding pyridoxal phosphate-dependent aminotransferase, which yields MECISKRACEITPFLVMDVLEAAQQMEREGKNIIHMEIGEPDFDTPECIKKACCEALDKGETHYTHSLGIPELRQAISKYHKDRYNVDVDPGRIIVTQGTSPAMLLLFTFILDQGDNVITSDPCYACYDNFIKFAGAESVKVTISEEDGFQFRPEEIAKAINKKTKAILINSPSNPTGTVLSPERMKKIADLGPWIISDEIYHGLVYGEQEHSILEYTDHAFVLNGFSKLFAMTGWRLGYIIAPEKYIRPMQKLCQNFFISANSMAQWAGVAALTESWGDVNRIKGIYDQRRKFMLKRLREIGFDIKVEPTAAFYILVNMKSFAEKFEGSSYKLAFDILEKAHIGVTPGVDFGQGAEGYIRFSYANSIENLEEGMNRFEKYVKEFK from the coding sequence ATGGAATGTATTTCCAAACGAGCTTGTGAGATCACACCATTTTTAGTCATGGACGTTCTGGAAGCAGCGCAGCAAATGGAACGCGAGGGTAAAAATATAATCCACATGGAAATCGGTGAGCCTGATTTTGATACACCTGAATGTATCAAAAAAGCCTGCTGTGAAGCTCTCGATAAAGGCGAAACTCACTATACTCATAGCCTTGGAATTCCTGAACTGCGTCAGGCAATCAGCAAATATCACAAAGACAGATATAACGTTGACGTTGACCCTGGCCGCATAATTGTGACTCAGGGCACCTCCCCTGCCATGCTTTTACTCTTCACCTTTATTCTTGATCAAGGCGACAACGTCATCACATCCGATCCATGTTACGCCTGCTATGACAACTTCATAAAATTTGCCGGAGCTGAATCTGTAAAAGTTACTATCAGCGAAGAAGACGGATTTCAGTTCCGCCCTGAAGAAATTGCCAAAGCCATAAACAAAAAAACAAAGGCGATTTTAATCAATTCACCATCCAACCCCACAGGTACGGTTCTTTCACCTGAGCGTATGAAAAAAATTGCGGACCTCGGCCCTTGGATCATTTCAGACGAAATATACCATGGACTAGTTTACGGCGAGCAAGAACATTCAATTCTTGAATATACAGATCACGCCTTTGTGCTGAACGGTTTTTCTAAACTATTCGCCATGACCGGATGGAGACTCGGCTACATAATCGCACCTGAAAAGTACATCCGCCCAATGCAGAAACTTTGTCAGAACTTTTTTATATCTGCGAACTCAATGGCCCAGTGGGCCGGAGTAGCCGCCCTCACCGAATCTTGGGGTGATGTTAACCGCATTAAAGGTATTTACGATCAGCGCCGCAAATTTATGCTCAAACGTCTTCGCGAAATCGGATTTGATATCAAAGTTGAACCGACCGCAGCTTTTTATATACTGGTCAATATGAAGTCTTTTGCTGAAAAATTTGAAGGGAGTTCTTACAAACTAGCTTTTGATATTCTCGAAAAAGCCCATATAGGAGTGACTCCCGGGGTTGATTTCGGACAGGGCGCCGAAGGTTACATAAGATTTTCGTATGCCAACTCAATTGAGAATTTAGAGGAAGGCATGAACAGATTTGAAAAGTATGTAAAAGAATTTAAATAG
- a CDS encoding aminodeoxychorismate/anthranilate synthase component II, whose amino-acid sequence MKILLIDNNDSFTNNLEHLLVNEINHAEVTVVSYSKILPCTVKADCEHNKKSFNLDEFDLIVISPGPGKPQDYPGYDFVIDSGKPILGICLGMQIINEHFGGQTSRLTGCFHGRAEDIDFNGLNIAVARYHSLYCNVVGQGVEVVAANSCGVPMAIIHNKRPLLAYQFHPESFLTKQAGVFIGYALNFFGIN is encoded by the coding sequence ATGAAAATTCTTCTTATTGATAACAACGATAGTTTTACTAATAATCTTGAACATTTGTTGGTTAATGAAATTAACCATGCTGAAGTGACTGTCGTTTCATACTCTAAAATTCTACCATGCACCGTAAAAGCTGATTGTGAACATAATAAAAAGTCATTCAATCTTGATGAATTTGACCTGATAGTAATTTCGCCAGGGCCCGGAAAACCTCAGGATTATCCCGGGTATGATTTTGTGATTGACTCTGGAAAGCCCATATTGGGCATATGTTTGGGGATGCAGATTATAAATGAACATTTCGGCGGTCAGACTTCCCGCCTGACTGGCTGTTTTCATGGCAGAGCTGAGGATATTGATTTTAACGGTTTAAACATAGCCGTAGCCAGATATCATTCCCTATATTGTAATGTCGTCGGGCAAGGGGTGGAAGTGGTTGCCGCAAACAGTTGTGGAGTGCCTATGGCTATCATTCATAATAAGCGTCCATTGCTGGCTTATCAATTTCATCCTGAATCATTTTTAACAAAGCAAGCTGGAGTTTTTATTGGCTACGCCCTCAATTTTTTCGGAATTAATTAA
- a CDS encoding anthranilate synthase component I family protein, whose product MATPSIFSELINFDRFREIALHFVREQNADVLLTSPGFGHCGRSFIGILPDEEFILTDELIVETLEHEVKAFAFSDSKPSIGYVSYDCGQVLRSVKTIKHTQYPFVHLKKYKAVLVHDEVDGSVKCLCDDNSFIAFITEQALSAGQITDIELPGFSDHAVTMSLDKKGYEDGVRKTLEHIRDGLTYQLNLSTMFRIKDVDIDPVLWFFTLNKKFPAPYYAMFKSSEDLIISTSPELFLRVENGHVLSEPIKGTLHFEEYSAELEKELTSSPKEDAELSMIVDLVRNDISSDCKYGSVKVEDHKSVFAVDNLLQMFSRVRGELAEGRDCLDLFFNAFPGGSITGCPKKSSMELIEKLEPHSRGPFCGSIVLIEGSQNMISSIAIRTAVYNLKDKNLTYWAGSGIVIDSDPEDEYLETLAKAGKILHPQKHISEDS is encoded by the coding sequence TTGGCTACGCCCTCAATTTTTTCGGAATTAATTAACTTTGACAGGTTCCGGGAAATAGCACTTCATTTTGTAAGAGAACAGAATGCAGATGTTCTTTTGACTTCTCCGGGATTTGGACATTGCGGGCGAAGTTTTATCGGGATTTTGCCTGACGAAGAGTTTATTCTTACTGATGAATTAATAGTCGAAACTCTTGAGCATGAAGTTAAAGCTTTCGCTTTTTCAGATAGCAAACCCAGTATAGGGTATGTCAGTTATGACTGCGGTCAGGTTTTGCGATCAGTTAAAACTATAAAACATACACAATATCCGTTTGTTCATCTTAAAAAGTACAAGGCTGTGCTTGTTCATGATGAAGTAGACGGAAGCGTTAAATGTTTGTGCGATGATAATTCCTTTATTGCTTTTATTACTGAGCAGGCACTGAGCGCAGGTCAGATTACTGATATTGAATTGCCGGGTTTTTCTGATCACGCAGTAACCATGTCACTTGATAAAAAAGGGTATGAGGACGGAGTTCGCAAAACTCTTGAACACATCCGCGATGGTCTTACATATCAGCTTAACTTGTCTACAATGTTCCGTATTAAGGATGTGGATATTGATCCTGTACTATGGTTCTTCACTCTTAATAAGAAATTTCCTGCCCCATACTATGCTATGTTTAAAAGTAGTGAAGATTTGATAATTTCCACTTCACCGGAATTATTTTTACGTGTTGAAAATGGTCATGTGCTGTCTGAGCCTATTAAGGGAACTCTTCATTTTGAGGAATATTCAGCTGAGCTTGAAAAAGAGTTAACTTCGTCACCGAAGGAAGATGCTGAATTATCCATGATTGTCGATTTGGTCAGAAATGATATTTCTTCTGATTGTAAATATGGTTCAGTTAAAGTTGAAGATCACAAATCGGTGTTTGCGGTTGATAATCTGCTCCAGATGTTCAGCCGTGTTCGCGGAGAACTTGCCGAAGGACGTGATTGTCTGGATTTATTTTTTAATGCTTTTCCGGGCGGGTCTATCACTGGTTGCCCCAAGAAGAGTTCTATGGAGCTGATTGAAAAACTTGAGCCTCATAGCCGCGGTCCTTTTTGTGGAAGTATCGTTTTGATTGAAGGCTCGCAGAATATGATTTCATCAATTGCAATCAGAACTGCTGTTTACAATCTGAAAGATAAGAATCTCACCTATTGGGCAGGAAGTGGTATTGTAATAGATTCTGACCCTGAAGATGAATACTTAGAAACGCTTGCCAAAGCCGGAAAGATTTTACATCCACAAAAGCATATCTCGGAGGACTCGTGA
- a CDS encoding aminotransferase class IV: MIYYRNGKFVEDLVDMDLSQPAFRTGYGFFETIAWNGRKACHLDLHLKRARVSLKEFSVFEESIDYEKIISEVIEANALTGRFARVNIFFPVEKSKTFPIITAVLFEHDPERIWSLMVAKDIFLTGLMRHKTMNRMDYLYAWQTAHESGFDDAVLTDFEGRVLESSVASLLFKKGDMYIEPQTYYKLPGTSQEIAAKHLKIESKPVLLESVHEFDYVFALNTLGGMIPVSAIGDVVFDTEHETSRKISDIILELN; this comes from the coding sequence GTGATTTATTATAGAAACGGGAAGTTTGTAGAAGATTTAGTAGATATGGACCTGTCGCAACCTGCTTTTAGAACAGGATACGGTTTTTTTGAAACTATAGCTTGGAACGGGAGAAAAGCGTGTCATCTTGATCTACATCTTAAACGTGCACGAGTAAGTCTAAAAGAATTCAGCGTCTTTGAAGAATCAATAGATTATGAGAAAATTATTTCAGAGGTCATTGAGGCTAATGCGCTTACAGGGCGTTTTGCACGAGTAAATATCTTTTTCCCTGTAGAGAAAAGTAAAACGTTTCCTATTATTACAGCCGTCTTATTTGAACATGATCCTGAGAGAATATGGTCGCTTATGGTAGCAAAAGATATTTTTCTGACAGGACTTATGCGCCATAAAACAATGAACAGAATGGATTATCTGTATGCGTGGCAGACTGCTCATGAGTCAGGATTTGATGATGCGGTGTTGACTGATTTTGAAGGAAGGGTACTTGAATCATCAGTTGCTTCGCTTCTTTTTAAGAAGGGAGACATGTACATTGAACCGCAGACTTATTATAAGTTACCGGGAACTTCACAAGAGATAGCCGCTAAGCATTTAAAAATCGAATCTAAGCCGGTTTTGTTAGAATCGGTGCATGAATTTGATTATGTGTTTGCTCTAAACACACTTGGTGGAATGATTCCGGTTTCAGCTATCGGGGATGTTGTTTTTGATACTGAACATGAAACGTCCCGGAAAATTTCAGATATAATTTTAGAACTGAATTAA
- the trpS gene encoding tryptophan--tRNA ligase: MSNTNNRIVSGMRPTGRLHLGHYFGVLVNWIKIQEDNECFFFVADWHAMTSEYSDPRRIKGFVPDLVKDWIAAGLDPEKCTIFHQSQVKEHAELHLILSMLTPVGWLERNPTYKEMRQALTQKDLATYGFLGYPVLMAADILMYKSTLVPVGQDQLPHLELAREIARRFNYLNGEFFPEPEAMLTADAKLPGLDGRKMSKSYNNGIFLGESADEMRPKVMTMLTDSNRLRKADPGDPEICNLYPYHKLLTGADKCAEIEAGCRDASWGCVDCKKLLADNMAKFLEPMHERRAKLDENPDIVWQILAEGTAKARARAQENMEIIREKVGFNF; this comes from the coding sequence ATGAGTAATACAAACAATCGCATCGTTTCGGGAATGAGACCTACAGGCCGTCTTCATTTAGGACATTATTTCGGAGTACTAGTAAACTGGATTAAAATTCAGGAAGATAACGAATGTTTCTTCTTTGTTGCCGACTGGCATGCCATGACCAGTGAATACTCTGACCCCAGAAGAATCAAAGGATTTGTTCCGGACCTTGTTAAAGACTGGATTGCCGCAGGACTTGATCCTGAAAAGTGTACAATTTTCCATCAGTCTCAGGTCAAAGAACATGCGGAACTGCATCTGATTCTTTCCATGCTGACTCCGGTCGGCTGGCTTGAAAGAAATCCGACCTACAAAGAAATGCGCCAAGCTCTCACTCAGAAGGACTTGGCTACCTACGGTTTCCTTGGCTACCCGGTACTCATGGCTGCCGACATTCTCATGTATAAGTCGACGCTTGTACCTGTTGGACAGGACCAGTTGCCGCACCTTGAGCTGGCCAGAGAAATTGCCCGTAGATTTAACTATCTCAACGGAGAATTTTTCCCGGAACCTGAAGCAATGCTTACAGCAGATGCAAAACTCCCCGGTCTTGACGGTCGTAAGATGAGCAAAAGCTATAACAACGGAATTTTCCTCGGCGAATCAGCCGACGAAATGCGCCCCAAAGTTATGACCATGCTCACAGATTCCAACAGACTGCGTAAGGCTGATCCTGGCGATCCTGAAATCTGCAACCTGTACCCTTATCACAAACTGCTCACCGGAGCAGACAAGTGTGCAGAAATTGAAGCCGGCTGCCGGGATGCATCTTGGGGCTGCGTTGACTGTAAAAAGCTTCTGGCTGACAACATGGCTAAATTCCTTGAGCCTATGCATGAAAGACGCGCTAAACTCGACGAGAACCCCGACATCGTCTGGCAGATTCTCGCTGAAGGCACTGCAAAAGCCCGTGCTAGAGCACAAGAAAACATGGAAATTATCCGTGAAAAAGTCGGGTTTAATTTTTAA
- a CDS encoding site-2 protease family protein produces the protein MFDIASIIKELSILALPFLLAITCHEAAHGYVAWLLGDPTAKDAGRLTLNPLRHLDPLGTLALVLTRMIGWAKPVPVNPSYFKNPQRGMMLVSLAGPAANMILAIIFAMILKGIFAIDLRSLSPIMLKVLEPTALIAKTGVIINLALCFFNLLPLPPLDGSKIVAGFLPRQAAYKYLSFRYGFVIVILLAVLGLLSKFISPVIIFFYNLLLS, from the coding sequence ATGTTCGACATCGCAAGCATAATCAAAGAGCTGAGTATACTGGCTCTACCTTTTCTTCTAGCAATAACATGTCATGAGGCTGCCCACGGATACGTGGCATGGCTGCTCGGTGATCCTACGGCTAAAGATGCAGGAAGGCTTACGCTTAATCCTTTGCGTCATCTCGACCCACTCGGAACATTGGCACTGGTTCTTACCCGCATGATCGGCTGGGCTAAACCTGTTCCTGTCAATCCATCCTACTTTAAGAATCCTCAGCGCGGAATGATGCTTGTCTCTCTGGCAGGACCTGCCGCAAACATGATCTTAGCAATTATATTTGCTATGATACTGAAAGGTATTTTCGCCATTGATCTGAGAAGCCTTTCTCCGATCATGCTTAAAGTTCTTGAACCGACAGCACTGATTGCAAAAACAGGTGTTATCATCAATCTGGCTCTTTGCTTTTTTAATCTGCTTCCGCTACCACCTTTGGACGGCAGTAAAATTGTTGCCGGTTTTTTGCCGAGACAAGCAGCTTACAAATATCTTTCGTTTAGATATGGATTTGTTATCGTTATCCTTCTGGCAGTCTTAGGGCTCTTAAGCAAATTCATCAGCCCGGTTATAATCTTTTTTTATAATCTGCTGCTCAGTTAA
- a CDS encoding response regulator, whose translation MAQPTILVVDDEKHIRMLYKEELVAEGYQVATSDGSEDILEVINREAPDLVILDIKLGINRSGLDLLQEIRRQDQKLPVILSTAYDSFKHDLKSIAADHYVVKSVDLSELKMKVVQALSH comes from the coding sequence ATGGCTCAACCTACTATTTTAGTCGTTGACGATGAAAAACATATTCGTATGCTTTACAAGGAAGAACTGGTGGCCGAAGGATATCAGGTTGCGACCTCTGACGGATCCGAAGATATTCTTGAAGTTATAAACAGAGAGGCTCCCGACTTGGTGATTCTTGATATAAAATTAGGAATCAATCGGTCAGGACTGGATCTGCTTCAGGAAATCAGGAGGCAGGACCAAAAACTACCTGTAATTTTAAGCACCGCATATGACAGCTTTAAGCATGATTTAAAATCAATTGCTGCTGATCATTATGTGGTTAAATCTGTCGATTTGAGTGAATTAAAGATGAAGGTCGTCCAAGCTCTCAGCCATTAA
- a CDS encoding ATP-binding protein, with protein sequence MKCKVCKAEAVVALPSHNTAFCPDCYDRFFMKQVSEGIRKRKLLEADDKVLVALSGGKDSLGLMYALAELGYNVTGLHIDLGIFDSSKKARSVVEDFCADKGYPLKVVELEKEGTPMPLIKKHINRPICSVCGKFKRHYFNKVALEDGYTALATGHNLDDEVARLFANTLRWDQAYLSDQGPLLPAENGFAKKVKPLYRVSEFETANFSFLKGIPYHHLPCPYSSGASFTGHKMIWRNQEIRSPGSKRAFYGGFLERGQPAFAAIHHKKKEYEVVPCTKCGCPTSVGICGVCRIREQLDEALAAEAR encoded by the coding sequence ATGAAATGTAAAGTTTGCAAAGCAGAGGCAGTTGTAGCACTGCCCAGTCATAATACGGCTTTTTGTCCAGACTGCTATGATCGGTTTTTCATGAAGCAGGTTTCGGAAGGAATAAGAAAACGCAAGCTGCTTGAAGCTGATGATAAAGTTCTGGTAGCTCTTTCGGGTGGTAAAGATTCCCTTGGTCTTATGTATGCCCTTGCCGAGCTGGGGTATAATGTCACAGGTCTTCATATTGATCTTGGTATTTTTGATTCCTCTAAAAAAGCCAGATCTGTTGTCGAAGATTTCTGCGCTGACAAGGGGTACCCGCTAAAGGTAGTGGAGCTTGAAAAAGAAGGAACTCCCATGCCTTTGATCAAAAAGCATATCAACCGTCCTATCTGCTCCGTGTGCGGAAAGTTTAAAAGGCACTATTTCAATAAAGTTGCACTTGAAGACGGGTATACCGCTTTGGCTACCGGGCATAATCTTGATGATGAAGTAGCAAGGCTTTTTGCCAATACATTACGCTGGGATCAAGCATATCTGTCTGATCAGGGTCCGCTTTTACCTGCCGAGAACGGGTTTGCTAAGAAGGTTAAGCCTCTTTACAGAGTTTCAGAATTCGAAACAGCCAACTTTTCATTTCTTAAAGGGATTCCCTATCATCATCTGCCATGTCCTTACAGTTCCGGTGCAAGTTTTACCGGGCATAAGATGATCTGGCGAAATCAGGAAATCCGCAGTCCCGGTTCTAAGCGAGCTTTTTACGGAGGCTTTCTTGAGCGCGGCCAGCCTGCGTTTGCTGCTATTCATCATAAAAAGAAAGAGTACGAAGTTGTGCCTTGTACTAAGTGCGGTTGTCCTACTTCGGTCGGAATATGCGGTGTATGCAGAATTCGCGAACAGCTTGATGAAGCTTTAGCTGCGGAAGCCAGATGA
- a CDS encoding glycosyltransferase family 2 protein, which produces MIAPKVSVTMPCYNCEATVGLAIESILGQTFKDLELVAVDDGSSDQTATILKKYSALDSRVKPLFLDHQGVVGAANAAIDLSQGEFLARMDADDLAMPSRIEKQADLLAQNSHVGLTGSLVVFGGDRATCGGYAHYVDWINTLVESSEISLNRFVEFPFANPSIMMRSALVDVHGSFRDGDFPEDYELVLRWLEAGVLMQKVDEELLIWNDPPDRISRNHPKYTVDAFYRIKSEYLYRWLKKNNPDHPRVGVIGSTRVSRKRYGMLEKFGVETAFFVDVDPRKVGQNIHGIAVIHRDDLPAPGEVFLLSYVASHGAKNEVTRFLNARGYVMGKDYLLVA; this is translated from the coding sequence ATGATCGCTCCGAAAGTCTCAGTGACAATGCCCTGCTACAATTGCGAAGCAACCGTAGGGCTGGCCATTGAGAGTATTCTCGGTCAGACATTTAAAGATTTAGAATTAGTAGCGGTCGATGACGGTTCAAGTGATCAGACCGCTACAATTCTTAAAAAATATTCTGCTCTTGATTCTCGCGTTAAACCTCTCTTTTTAGATCACCAAGGAGTTGTCGGGGCTGCAAATGCTGCGATTGACCTTTCACAGGGGGAATTCCTCGCCCGGATGGATGCGGATGATCTGGCAATGCCTTCGCGTATTGAAAAGCAAGCGGATCTTTTAGCTCAGAATTCTCATGTTGGGCTTACAGGAAGCCTTGTCGTTTTCGGCGGAGACCGCGCTACATGCGGAGGATATGCTCATTATGTTGACTGGATTAATACTCTGGTTGAATCTTCCGAAATATCACTGAACCGTTTTGTTGAATTCCCTTTTGCTAATCCATCTATAATGATGCGCAGTGCGCTGGTTGACGTGCATGGCTCTTTTCGCGATGGAGATTTTCCTGAAGATTACGAATTGGTGCTTCGCTGGCTTGAGGCAGGAGTGCTGATGCAAAAGGTTGATGAAGAGCTTTTAATCTGGAATGATCCGCCAGATCGTATTTCCAGAAATCATCCCAAATATACTGTGGATGCTTTTTACCGCATTAAGAGCGAGTATCTTTATCGCTGGCTGAAAAAGAATAATCCTGATCATCCAAGGGTCGGGGTTATCGGTTCAACCAGAGTCTCCCGTAAACGTTATGGCATGCTTGAAAAATTCGGAGTTGAAACAGCTTTTTTTGTAGATGTCGACCCGCGCAAGGTTGGGCAGAATATTCATGGTATAGCGGTGATTCATCGTGATGATCTACCTGCTCCGGGTGAAGTCTTTCTGCTGTCATATGTGGCAAGTCACGGCGCAAAAAATGAGGTGACGCGGTTTCTCAACGCTCGCGGATACGTAATGGGTAAGGATTATTTGCTGGTGGCCTGA
- a CDS encoding SO_0444 family Cu/Zn efflux transporter — MDILTKILFESWNVLLQSAPFMLFGFFVAGLLKAFVGPEFISKNLGSGKTSDIFKASLLGVPIPLCSCGVIPAAAQLRQQGASKGATTSFLISTPETGVDSIAVTYALLDPIMTILRPIAAFITAVIAGIMVDRDEKKNGHTSPIIPDAVLFQHDHNHGHAHDHNHDHSYDKEQSCSEPDNCSNCNCGKTETPVTFMGKISNGMKYSFGNLLQDIGAWFIFGVILAGIFGALIPDGFIERNLGDGFLPLLIMLAAAVPLYVCATASTPIAAALALKGLSPGAALVFLLAGPATNAASFTVVAKLLGKRSAFIYLGTIIVCSLALGMLTNWMYYSLGLSITDWVQSGAEDVHGLFYTISAIILIVLLAVPRIISIISGNSGSAHSH; from the coding sequence ATCGATATATTGACTAAAATTTTATTTGAATCATGGAATGTGCTGCTTCAATCAGCACCTTTTATGCTTTTTGGTTTTTTCGTTGCAGGACTTCTCAAAGCTTTTGTCGGACCTGAATTCATTTCTAAAAATTTAGGCTCCGGCAAAACATCGGATATTTTCAAAGCATCGCTTCTAGGCGTTCCCATTCCGCTTTGCAGTTGTGGTGTAATCCCAGCGGCGGCGCAATTAAGGCAGCAGGGAGCAAGCAAAGGAGCCACAACCTCATTCCTGATTTCTACCCCGGAAACAGGAGTTGACTCAATAGCTGTAACATATGCCCTGCTCGATCCTATTATGACAATTTTAAGGCCGATTGCAGCCTTTATTACTGCCGTAATTGCCGGAATAATGGTTGATAGAGATGAAAAAAAGAACGGTCACACCTCTCCGATAATACCTGATGCGGTTCTTTTTCAACATGACCATAATCACGGACACGCTCACGATCACAACCATGATCACTCCTACGATAAAGAACAAAGCTGTTCAGAACCTGATAATTGCTCAAACTGCAACTGCGGAAAAACCGAAACCCCTGTGACGTTTATGGGCAAGATCTCAAATGGAATGAAATACTCATTCGGCAACTTACTGCAGGACATAGGAGCATGGTTTATTTTCGGTGTTATTCTGGCTGGAATATTCGGAGCGCTCATTCCTGACGGGTTTATCGAGAGAAATCTCGGAGACGGCTTTCTGCCGTTATTGATCATGCTTGCAGCGGCGGTCCCTCTCTATGTCTGCGCAACAGCATCTACTCCGATTGCGGCAGCACTTGCTCTTAAAGGACTTTCACCGGGAGCAGCTTTGGTATTTCTGCTTGCAGGACCGGCCACAAACGCAGCTTCATTCACGGTTGTTGCCAAGCTTCTGGGTAAACGTTCTGCTTTTATCTATCTTGGAACAATAATTGTTTGTTCACTTGCTCTTGGCATGCTGACAAACTGGATGTACTATTCACTTGGACTCAGCATAACCGATTGGGTCCAAAGCGGAGCTGAAGATGTTCATGGATTATTCTACACAATCAGCGCGATTATTTTAATCGTATTGCTTGCTGTTCCACGCATAATCTCGATTATAAGCGGAAATTCAGGATCAGCTCATTCTCACTGA
- a CDS encoding ArsR/SmtB family transcription factor: MTDDTDSCSGHSPHPEDIAAVKSTMCSKRTMEEIAETFKILGEPVRITILHALSIRELCVCDLAEILDMSHSAVSHQLRILRAARMVRFEKQGRKALYRLDDSHVETIIQTALAHLTNEGCGQEIK, translated from the coding sequence ATGACTGACGACACAGACTCATGTTCCGGACATTCCCCGCATCCAGAAGACATTGCTGCAGTTAAAAGCACAATGTGCTCCAAACGGACGATGGAGGAAATTGCTGAAACTTTTAAAATCCTCGGTGAACCTGTAAGAATCACAATTTTACACGCACTCTCGATACGAGAACTATGCGTATGTGACCTTGCAGAGATCTTGGACATGAGCCATTCCGCGGTTTCCCACCAACTCAGAATTCTTCGGGCTGCACGAATGGTTCGCTTTGAGAAACAAGGAAGAAAGGCTCTCTACAGGCTTGATGACAGCCATGTAGAAACAATCATTCAAACTGCGCTGGCGCATCTCACTAACGAAGGGTGCGGACAGGAGATAAAATGA